The Deinococcus yavapaiensis KR-236 genomic sequence ACGCCTTGACGAGCGTCGCGCGTGGAGGGCCGTTCTTCACCGCTTCGTAGTACGCGCGCCATCCGTCCGTTCTCGGCATGCTTCAGCTTACCCTTGAAGCAACTCCACGTGCCGTCCGTCCGGATCGAGCGCGAAGGCGACTGGGTTGCCGGAAGGGGAGAGGTGGAGCGGGCGGGAGAAGGAAACGCCGTCCGCCTCGAAGGCCGCGACGGTGGCCTTCAAGGCGGGGACGCGAATCGCGATGTGCTCCATCCACGAGGGCGGCGTCGATGCGCCTTCCGAGACGAAGAATTGAAGTTTTCCGCCGCCGGGAAACTCGATCACGAGGCGCCGCGCGGCGTCCGACGACGTGACGTCCTTGACGAGGGTGCCGCCGAGGCGACCGTAGAACGAGACGACCGCTTCGGGCCGAGCCGTGATGAACGAGACGTGCTTGAGCATGGAGAAACGCTATCAGCCCCGAGTACCTTTGTCCTCACGGCTCACACGTACAATCGGCAGGTGAACTACCGTCAATTGCTCGGAACGGACCTCACGGTGAGCGCCGTCGGATTCGGCGTCTGGACCGTCGGGACGACGTGGTGGGGCGTGAAGGACGAGGAGGCGGGCAAGCGGTTGCTGCGCCAAGCCTTCGACCTCGGCGTGACCTTCTTCGACAACGCCGACACGTACGCCTCGGGCCGCGCGGAGGAAATCCAACGCGAAGCGCTGGGCGACGTGCGCGACTCGATCGTGATCGGCACGAAGTTCGGTTACGACATCTACAACCACCCCGACCGCCCCGGCCAGCAGGAACGTCCGCACGACTGGAGCCCGCAGCACCTGCGCAAGGCTTTGGAAGGCTCGTTGAAGCGCCTCGGCACGGACCGAATCGACTACTACCAACTGCACAACCCGCGCCTCGACGCGATCGAAAACGACGACCTCTTCGCCGAGTTGGAAAAGGCCAAGGGCGAGGGGCTCATTCGCGCGTACGGCACCGCCCTCGGGCCCGCCCTCAACGAGCGGCAAATCGAGGAAGGCGTCGCGTCCGTCCGCGATCGCCGTGCGCCCACGCAGATCATCGCCAACCTGCTCGAGCAAGTCCTCATCGAAAAGATCTTGCCCGTGTCGCGCGAAGCGGGCGTCGGTATCATGGCGCGCGTTCCGCACGCGTCGGGCTTGCTGGAAGGTACGATCACCGCTGACACGACGTTCGAGGCGGGCGATCACCGCAATTGGCGCCTCACGACGAACGCGCGCCGCAAAGCGTGGATGGAGGACGGCCTCAAGAAAGTCGAGGTTCTGCAAGCGCGATTCTGCGGTTCCGAACGCTCGATCGGTCAGCTTGCCATTCAATGGTTGCTGCGCGCGCCGGAGATGGCGACGGTGCTTCCGAACATCTACGACGAAGACGGACTGCGCAACTACGCCGCCACCTTCGACGCCAAGCCCCTCGCCGAAGCCGAGTACGCCGAGATTCAAGCGTTGTACGCGGACAACTTCGGCCTCGACACGAACCTCGTCGGCGAGACGATTCGATAACCACACATCATGAGCGAAGAACATCCGCACCAACCCGCGTCCGATACACCGCAACGCCCCGCCCGTCCGAAGATGATGGTCGACCTCGACCCGAGCGGGCAAGTCACGCAGAAGGAGCCCGACCGCGCCAAGCGGCAGTTTCTCAACTACGCCTTCTTCAAGCTCGACCCCGCCTTCCGCCGCCTCTCGAGCGCCGAGCAGCAGGAGATGAAGCGCGAGTTCGCCGAGGCCGTGCGCGCTTGGCACGAGGACGCGCCGCGCGAAGCGGGCCACATCCTGCGTTCGTACAGCACGGTCGGCGTGCGGGCCGACGCCGACTTCATGTTGTGGCGCATTGCCTTCGACGTGCGCGACTTCACCGAAGCGCAAGCCGCGCTCAACCGCACGCGTCTCATGGGCTACCTCACTCAGCCGTACAACTTCATCGCGATGCAAAAGCGCAGTCAGTACGTCAACCGAGTCGAAGGCAGCGGTCACGGTCTCGAACTCTTGCCGGGATCGGGGCAGTACCTGTTCATCTACCCCTTCGTGAAGACGCGGGCTTGGTACGACCTCACGCCGCACGCCCGTCAAGGAATGATGGACGAGCACATCTACGCCTCGGGTCCCTTCAAGGGCGTGCGCATCAACACGTCGTACTCGTACGGCATCGACGACCAGGAGTTCGTCGTGTCCTTCGACTCGGACTACCCGCAGGAATTCGTGGATCTCGTTCATCGCCTGCGCTACACCGAGGCGAGCAACTACACCCTCAGCGACACGCCGATGTTCACGTGCGTCAAGAAGAGCGTGGACGACCTTCTGAACGACCTCGCCTGAACGCCGAAGCGACGAGCCGCCGAGCACCTACTCGGCGCCTCGTCGCTGAAGCGCTTCTCAGTTTTCGAGCGCTTTGCGCGCCGCGAGCTTCACGGCAACGTCGATCTGCTTGCCTTCACGCATGACCGTCAGCGTCACGGTATCCCCGATTCGTTGCGAGCGGATCTTGAACGCCATGTCGTTGAAGTCACGCACGCGCTCGCCGTTGACCGCCACGATGACGTCCGCCGAGAAACGCCGCGTGAGCTCGCCGCCCGCGTCTCGGCGAGGCAGGAAACGCTCGGCGCGCAGCCCGGCGCGGTCTGCGGGGCCGCTCGGCGTGACGTTGCCGATCACGGCGCCTTCGACGTCGTACAACTCCGCGTGGTTGGACTCCGTGACTCCCATGACGGGCACGTCGCGCTTCTCGCCGTTCAGAACGGCATTGAAGATCTCGTCGTCGCGCGTGACGGGCACGGCGAACGACGCGACGGTCTGGACGTCGTCCGAGTTCGCGAGCGGCGTGAGGTCGCTGTTGGCGAGTTGGATGTAGCTCACGACGCCGACCGCCTCGCCCGCCGTGTTGATGATCGGTCCGCCGCTATCGCCCGGCGCGAGCGGCGCGCTCGTCATGACCGTTCCCTGCGGAAAGTCGAACTTGTAGGCTCGGGCGTCGTACTGCAGTACGCGTCCCAAACGAGGCTGCAAGAACTGCTCGTGGCTGTTGCCGATGGCGAGAATTGGCGAGCGAAGGGCCGGTTCGTTTCGCGCGACCGGCAAGAACGGCACGGTGCCGCGAACGTTCGCCTTCAGCACGGCGATGTCGCGCGCGACGTCGAATCCGACGACGTTCGCCGTGAAGCGCATGCCGGACAAGGTGGTGACGTTGACGTGCCCGCCGTCCTCGATGACGTGGTATGCCGTGAGGAACGTTCCCTTCGAGTCGATGAAAAAGCCCGTCCCGATCGATTGCGAGCCGTCGTTGCCGACCTGCTCGACACGTATGGTGGCGGGCCGCGACTTTTTGAAGAGCGTCTCGACGTCCGCCGGAAGCTTGAGCGACGACTCGAGTTGCGGCAGCGGGTTGAGGTTCAAGTTGAAATCGATGGCCCGCCCGCCTTCGCGTGGAGCGAAGTACAAGCCGATCGCGAGCAGCACGAAGATCGGAATCCAGGGCGAGCGCCTCATGAAGTAACTTTAGTGCGGCACGCTCAAGTTCAAGGTGGTGAAGGGTACGCTGCCGTCTTGAAGCGACCTTAACGGCAAGCTTCATGGCGCTGGCATACTGTTCGCCATGCAGCGCTGGCTTCTCAAGAGCGAACCCGACGTCTTTTCGTACGACGACCTCGTGCGCGTAGGTGCCGAGCCTTGGACGGGAGTGCGCAACTACCAAGCGCGCAACTTCATGCGCGCCATGAAGCAAGGCGATCTCTGCGTCTTCTACCAATCGAACGCGAAACCCAACGCTGCGGTCGGCGTGTGCAGCGTTCTACGCGAAGCGTACGAAGATCCCACGAGCACAGAGCCGGGTCGTTGGAGCGCCGTGGACGTCGCGCCCGTCTCGAAGTTCGTCTCGCTCGTCTCCCTCGAACGGCTCCGCGACTTGCCCGAGTTGCTCGCCTGCCCTTTGATTCGGCGCGGAAATCGCCTCTCGGTGCTGCCCTTGACGAACACCGAATTCGAGGCGATCGTCGCGGCAGGCGGCCTCGATCCTCACGCCCTCGACAGCGTGCCAATGTTACATTGAGCGGCATGACGAACGTCGTCGCCCTTTCCTCGGCTCAAGTTCTCTACCCGCTCGGCGACGACATCGGCAGCGTCGCCTTGATTCAACACGTCGGCGACGACAAGATGATCGTCAACTCCGCGCGCGTGAGCTTCGGCGGCGACAACGACGCGCCCCTCACCGAGCGCGACGAGAAGCTCATCAAGTACTTGCTACGCGAACACCACGGCTCGCCATTCGAGCACAACCTCGTCACGTTCAAGATCGTCTGCCCGATCTTCGTGGACCGCCAGCTCGTACGTCACCGAGTCGGCGTTTCGAAAAATGAGATTTCGGGTCGGTACGTGGAACTCAAGGAGCGAGGATACATCCCGCTGGAATTCCGCAAGCAAGCCAAGAGCAACCGTCAAGCTTCCGTCGCCGACGACGGCACCCTCGATCAAGAAGCTGCCAGCAGAGTGTGGAGCGAAGCGTGGCGCGTCGCCTTCGACAGCTATGAGAAGCTCCTTGCCCTCGGCGTCACGAGAGAGCAGGCGCGCGGTGTTTTGCCACTGGCGCTTTATACCGAGAGTTATTACACCTTCAACGTGCGCTCGCTGCTGCACTTCCTCGAACTGCGCGACCATCCGGGCGCTCAATTCGAAACGCAACTGTTCGCGCGCGCGATGGCCGAACTTGCCGAGCCGCTCTTTCCCGCGACCTTCCGCGCTTGGCGGGATTTGCACCGCGGGGAATGACGCCGATTGCCGTAAGCCAATCGGCGGCGGTTGGAGCGCGGCGACGCTGTTACCCTCGAGAGATGGAACCAAGCTACCGAATCGTTCATCAGGGTGGCAAGTCGTTCGTTGATGTGACGGCCCTCGCGGCGCCCCTAACGACCGAGCGGGACGCCGCCGACCTCGTCGCGGTGTCGTGGGAATGCGAAACGTCGCTGCTGATGCTTCCCCATGAAGCTTTCGCCGACGAGTTCTTTCGCTTGCGGACGGGCTTGGCGGGAGCGGTCTTGCAGAAGTTCGGCAACTACGGCTTGACGGTCGCTGCCGTCATTCCCGGATGGTACGAGCGAAACGACCGCTTCACGGAGTTGGCGCTGGAAAGCAACAAGGGACGGACCTTCGGCGTGTTCGACGACAGGTCGGCGGCGGAGGCCTGGTTGTTGAAGTGAGGGCCGCGCCGAGCGCTCTTGCTCGTGACCTTTCCGCGCCGCGTCGGTCGCGTTCCGAAAGCCAAGCTCAAGACAGCTCGTCACGCCCACGTCCTAGGATGCGGGCGTGAACGTTCGCGTCGCCTTCGAACTGCTGAAAGATGCCTACCTCGCCTTCGGCCAGGACCGTGCACCTCGCCTCGCGGCGGCCACCGCGTACTACGCAATCTTTTCGATCGCGCCGCTCCTCGTGCTGCTCGTCGCGATCGCGGGACAGTTCTTGAGCCGCGACGCGGTTCAGGAGCAAATCGTCAATGCTTTGACGTCGGGCGTCGGGCAAAGTGTGTCGGGCGACCTTAGAAGCGAGCTTCGACAACTGCTCGCTGCCAACTTCCAAAATTTGCAGCGCACGAATCTCGTCGCGTCGATCATCGGCTTCGGCACGCTCTTCCTCGGCGCGACCGGACTGTTCGCGCAGCTGCAAGACGCCTTGAATTCCTTGTGGGGCGCCGACCCGGCTCCACAGACCGGCTTTTTGCGCGTCATCAAGACGCGCTTGATCAGCTTCGCGCTCGTGTTGCTCTTCGCGACGCTCATCCTCGCGTTCGTCGTGGGGAACACGGCGCTTTCGGCGTTCGCCAAGCAACTCGGGGATTTGTTCGGGGTGGGCGCCATTCTCGCCGCCCTCGGCACGTTCGTGCTGTCGGTCGGCGTGTTTACCTTGGCGTTCGGCGTCATCTTCAAGTACTTGCCGGACGTGAAGTTGTCTTGGAGGGACGTCCGCTTCGGCGGTTTTGTCACGGCCTTGCTGTTCACGATTGGCCAACTGCTGCTCACGCAGTACTTCACGCGCGTGTCGCCGACGAGCGTGTTCGGCGCGGCAGGTTCGCTCATCGCGCTGCTGCTGTGGATCTACTACTCGTGCATGATCATCTTCTTCGGTGCCGAGGTGACGTGGGTGTACGCGCAAAGGGAAGGAACGGAGGCGGGCGGCGCGCAGAATCCGGACAAGAAGGCGGCCCTCGCCCAAAAGGGCGCCCACCTCGACCCCACGCCGAGCGAGAAAGAGCAGGAAGCGGCGGCGAGAACGCCGGGCGCGGCGGTAAGAGGGCGGCCTTCCGACGAGGCCCCGGCACCAAGTCGAACGCCTCCCTTGCCGGGCGCGCGCGGCTTGCTGTCACGCGCCGTCTTGGCCTTGCTCGCCTTGCCCGCCTTGCCGATCGTGCTGCTGATTCGGGCCTTCTCGCGCCGCCGCTGAGTTTGTTCCCTCATTACCATTTCGCGGCGGCAATGCCGTATTCTTTCGTTCGCCACCCGAAAGTCCGATGGCGGCAGAGATGCCGTAGGCTTTCCGACCCGAACGTGCGGGGCGGAAGCACCCTCATGTTCGAGATTCTCTCCTGGAGGTCCCGAGAATGTCGGAACAACAAGACTTTCTGCGTCAAACCGTCGAGCACCTCGACATCAAGCAAGTCAACGTCG encodes the following:
- a CDS encoding VOC family protein; its protein translation is MLKHVSFITARPEAVVSFYGRLGGTLVKDVTSSDAARRLVIEFPGGGKLQFFVSEGASTPPSWMEHIAIRVPALKATVAAFEADGVSFSRPLHLSPSGNPVAFALDPDGRHVELLQG
- a CDS encoding aldo/keto reductase; this translates as MNYRQLLGTDLTVSAVGFGVWTVGTTWWGVKDEEAGKRLLRQAFDLGVTFFDNADTYASGRAEEIQREALGDVRDSIVIGTKFGYDIYNHPDRPGQQERPHDWSPQHLRKALEGSLKRLGTDRIDYYQLHNPRLDAIENDDLFAELEKAKGEGLIRAYGTALGPALNERQIEEGVASVRDRRAPTQIIANLLEQVLIEKILPVSREAGVGIMARVPHASGLLEGTITADTTFEAGDHRNWRLTTNARRKAWMEDGLKKVEVLQARFCGSERSIGQLAIQWLLRAPEMATVLPNIYDEDGLRNYAATFDAKPLAEAEYAEIQALYADNFGLDTNLVGETIR
- a CDS encoding chlorite dismutase family protein, with amino-acid sequence MMVDLDPSGQVTQKEPDRAKRQFLNYAFFKLDPAFRRLSSAEQQEMKREFAEAVRAWHEDAPREAGHILRSYSTVGVRADADFMLWRIAFDVRDFTEAQAALNRTRLMGYLTQPYNFIAMQKRSQYVNRVEGSGHGLELLPGSGQYLFIYPFVKTRAWYDLTPHARQGMMDEHIYASGPFKGVRINTSYSYGIDDQEFVVSFDSDYPQEFVDLVHRLRYTEASNYTLSDTPMFTCVKKSVDDLLNDLA
- a CDS encoding S1C family serine protease; its protein translation is MRRSPWIPIFVLLAIGLYFAPREGGRAIDFNLNLNPLPQLESSLKLPADVETLFKKSRPATIRVEQVGNDGSQSIGTGFFIDSKGTFLTAYHVIEDGGHVNVTTLSGMRFTANVVGFDVARDIAVLKANVRGTVPFLPVARNEPALRSPILAIGNSHEQFLQPRLGRVLQYDARAYKFDFPQGTVMTSAPLAPGDSGGPIINTAGEAVGVVSYIQLANSDLTPLANSDDVQTVASFAVPVTRDDEIFNAVLNGEKRDVPVMGVTESNHAELYDVEGAVIGNVTPSGPADRAGLRAERFLPRRDAGGELTRRFSADVIVAVNGERVRDFNDMAFKIRSQRIGDTVTLTVMREGKQIDVAVKLAARKALEN
- a CDS encoding EVE domain-containing protein, which produces MQRWLLKSEPDVFSYDDLVRVGAEPWTGVRNYQARNFMRAMKQGDLCVFYQSNAKPNAAVGVCSVLREAYEDPTSTEPGRWSAVDVAPVSKFVSLVSLERLRDLPELLACPLIRRGNRLSVLPLTNTEFEAIVAAGGLDPHALDSVPMLH
- the thyX gene encoding FAD-dependent thymidylate synthase encodes the protein MTNVVALSSAQVLYPLGDDIGSVALIQHVGDDKMIVNSARVSFGGDNDAPLTERDEKLIKYLLREHHGSPFEHNLVTFKIVCPIFVDRQLVRHRVGVSKNEISGRYVELKERGYIPLEFRKQAKSNRQASVADDGTLDQEAASRVWSEAWRVAFDSYEKLLALGVTREQARGVLPLALYTESYYTFNVRSLLHFLELRDHPGAQFETQLFARAMAELAEPLFPATFRAWRDLHRGE
- a CDS encoding DUF4180 domain-containing protein — its product is MEPSYRIVHQGGKSFVDVTALAAPLTTERDAADLVAVSWECETSLLMLPHEAFADEFFRLRTGLAGAVLQKFGNYGLTVAAVIPGWYERNDRFTELALESNKGRTFGVFDDRSAAEAWLLK
- a CDS encoding YihY/virulence factor BrkB family protein; translated protein: MNVRVAFELLKDAYLAFGQDRAPRLAAATAYYAIFSIAPLLVLLVAIAGQFLSRDAVQEQIVNALTSGVGQSVSGDLRSELRQLLAANFQNLQRTNLVASIIGFGTLFLGATGLFAQLQDALNSLWGADPAPQTGFLRVIKTRLISFALVLLFATLILAFVVGNTALSAFAKQLGDLFGVGAILAALGTFVLSVGVFTLAFGVIFKYLPDVKLSWRDVRFGGFVTALLFTIGQLLLTQYFTRVSPTSVFGAAGSLIALLLWIYYSCMIIFFGAEVTWVYAQREGTEAGGAQNPDKKAALAQKGAHLDPTPSEKEQEAAARTPGAAVRGRPSDEAPAPSRTPPLPGARGLLSRAVLALLALPALPIVLLIRAFSRRR